From the genome of Salvia splendens isolate huo1 chromosome 7, SspV2, whole genome shotgun sequence:
AGTTGATGTTAAGGCCATGGATAAATCAATCTTGAGTCGCCTCTTCTCGCTCCTCCACCCCTACCTTGCTCATCAATGATAGGAGTTCgtagtagtactccattacgCTCTTCATCCCTTGCTTCAAATCTTGAAACTCCCCTCGAAGTCGGAGGAAATAGGACTTTGGTACAAAGGTAGTCCTCATGAGCTCACACAACTCCGCCCACGAACCCACTTCTCCTCCCCTAaccatccttctcctcctcatcgtatcattccaccatgtatccgcattgccacgaaactcggctattgccaccttcaccttatcaccttccgaaaagttatggagtgtgaaaattttgctcatttgtgactcccattccaagtaggcctcgggatcaaacttgccgtggaactcgggaaatgtgtgcttgataaacttggtgggatcatcataccgcgactccatctcctcctcctCATAGTTTCTATATCTTCTATGCCTACCATTCCACCCATGGTGCcccatttttcttttccctCTTCCGCCCATCATGTTCCCGAACCTACCATTCCTATTCCCATTCCGTCCTCCTCCTTGTCCCCCACGCCCCCCATGATCGTACCAACCATATGGCTCTTCCTCTCCATTACTCCCCTCGGAGGCATCATGATGTGTGTGATTGCTCCTAGGGGTGTTTGACCTTGATAGTCGCAAGGCCTTCAAAGCGTTGAGCTCGTCGTGGAGAAAAGTTTGGTTTTCATGGATGGATGCTTGGTTCTCCTTGAGTTCCTTCAAATCCCCGAACATAGCATCTTGAGTGACATGCATTGTGGTTTGGCCTTCTTTTAGATCCCTCAAATCCGTcataattttttccatcaagATTTTCAACTCATCCCCCGCCACACTAAGACTCGTGCTCGCACCCGGTTGCGGATCCCCCATCGTGGTGGATCTAGTACGAGGTGGCATTCACAATGGTACctacaataagaaataaaaataaactaggatctagtcctaagggttagtaaaatccacactcacacacacaagaaTGGGAGATTTTATTAAGAACTCACTTCCCAATTGGTAATCCAACCCCCAATTCACtcaccaatgtcactcggaaaaaggcttagaatatagtgagggctaggttcactcactctcaatatcCAACTTCCTAAATGCAAGTGCTAAGACAAATCATTCAAGGTATACACATAGGCAATATAACCAAGCAAGTAAATCCAATCAAGCATGTGAAAGTAAGGTTCAATGCCTAAGGAAGCTAGCAAACAAACTTAGTTGAGCTGAAAATCTATGTAACTCTTGGTTGATCTTtaggaaatttttttatatggctacccaaccccaaaattgatgaaacttggTAGATAACAAGATTAAAGGGTTTAGAAAGAGGGAAAAATATCCCCAATATAGCAGGTTTTCGAGGAGACCCTCGATTTTACGTTTTCCCCAAATCTGTCAAACTAGGGCACAAAACAGGGCAGCAACTTCACACAttaatttgacctatcaaatgatggaatttttggctgagatttttcaggaaaatagttcatatatcaaggttcatgcacaccaaaaatcagctcaatcctataacaattgaccaataaacaagcaaagactaaaacaaaagaaataaggaaaaacaaggaaaaagaaatttcatagaggtttaaaatcaaacacttggtaggcacctaggctctagataccaaatgataaggttccttgtgagggaatccttccatgtgcccaagaaatacccaaagtAGTGTTTGATCTCACTTTTTAGTTAAGATAAACAAAGATaagttgagctagccacaaaaactaggctcaaaatggattttgatggagagaaaagaaggtgagaagaaagtgtaaagaaggaggaatcctctttgaggatcTATGACCTCCCATAagaagatgtgggcaaccctaggctactttcacccaaagcaaatactccattggctccacattcatgactacacaaccataaatgcatacctatacttgatttagccaaatgaacataaaacaagcaacctacaatgtaggaatttggatagaaatctcacatgggagatgctctcaaaggagtcttcataataacattcatcaaaagTCCACTCTAAAGTCTtacaaaaaggatatttatagttagggttggaaacccaagaaaaggctaaaaaaaacaaggaaaaaacggctgtaaaagttgaatcgcccggccgggcattttgggaaagtgaaatcgcccggtcgggcgaactttctggattcggcgctgattcttcaaacgcccggtcgggcgaactttctggattcggcgctgattcttcaaacgcccggtcgggcgttctgggatggtgaaatcgcccggtcgggcgaactttctggactgtagacgatgctcagcgcacaaacgcccggtcgggcgttttggaggtgtggattcgtccgaccgggcattccatctacctcctccattcccctcctaatgaagtttgaaacgccttcccgaagcttttgtctcattgatcttgtgacgggccttccgggcagcttaaggggagtcgtggtcgggtcagcccgGGCCTTGGACTTCCTGTTTGTATCAGGAACAGTCCCcttccctttccttttcttctcagcttCCCGGCGGCTGGTCTCAACAACCCACTTTCCTTTCTCGGCCTCTCTGGCCTCCTGGTTTATCGCCCCAGGGGCTCCTAGTTTCTCCGGTTCATCTGGCGTATTCAACCGTTGTCGTGCTATACGTCGTCTTTCCTCTTGCCCTTCTTCCGCCCTCTGCATATTGGCCATTCTGGcctccacttcctccaccagTCTATTGACGTCCCCCTTGCGTGCCCGACGGTGCAGcaactcctcctcctcctccagaaCCGATTCATCCTCTGCCTGAGGAATGAAGTTCCATTCCGCTCCCCTTCGTTGTAATAGTTCTCTGGGAGGGGCAGAAGGTCCTCCGTAGAATCGTCGTCAATGCTTACAACCTCAATTGGTTGTGTCAGCCCTAGGAGGGTAGGGGAGGTGGATCCTCCGTGACTGGGTGGTGTCAGAGTGCTAGGAATAGCCGTGCCTTCTGCATGTGGCGGCTGCACAGACGGTGCTCCTTCGGCCGGGGCGGTGGCGAGTTGCGCCTCTTTCTCGTCTTCAGAATCGTCCCCACCGTATGGTACCAAGGGAATGGAGGTTGTAGGTTCAGGGATGCGAAGGGGGGGCTTGTGTTTGGGTAGATGGAGGGTTTGGTGTTTTGGAGGTTGTGGCTTGGTCCCTTGACAAGGAAACTCCCAGTCGTGCTTTCAAGGTTGCATAGGCAATGGAGGGATCCAAATCGGAGGGCAGACTCCGGAGGATTTTGGTTAAGCGCCGTTGAGCTTCTTCATCCACCTCGGGTAGTGGAGCGTTAGTTGGTGTAGGTGGGCTAGGGTTTCTTATTTGGTTATCACTATCGGCATGAGTactggaagatgaagatgaagttgGGAGCTGTTCGAGCAACATATTTACTGATAATGTGGGTAGGTCGTGTTGGAGGAGATGATGTTTTTGGAAAGAGGGTTTTGAACTTGGGAGGATTCTTAGGGAGAGTAAAAAGGAATGAATCGTAGATGGCTCGGGTAAAAGTGGTCTGCAGATCCGAAATCTGCCTTTATAATAATATCGCGTGTGTTGGGATTCTTTACTGTTGAGATCCTTGCGGCCCTTTGCATACAGAcgcgccttttcagagtgccagctggcttagcttccCTGATACGTTTCGTCCCTCTCTCCAAGGTGTCCTTCCACTGTGACGGTTGGCGCTCCTTGACACCTTTTCAGTGACTGCGCACGTCctttcatcacctgccctgctcaactcaatcactgtacgtccaattaaattcgaattgtcCTTATCAAGTGGATAATTAATTTTTGATGAAACTCAATTTGCTCCACTTGATAAGCTTCCTTCCTTTCTTCCgacttttaattaattaagaaaataaaactaacatactaaaactatttacactaactactaaggacttgaccgggttcccctatgatgtcacttgatcagtttaatagataAGTACTTtgtcgcttgatcaagcagactacccatgagtacccgatcaTCCTTGTTACCTGATCACTGGAGAGAGGtaggcatgagtagtggaatgtcgtccaccacaaatgcctccattccttctctgtatggctttaccctatgaccattcaccatgaaggaaggcgAATCTGGATTGCTTCCTTGGAGTTCGATTGCTCCATTCTTTCGGAGGGCGATAATGGTATAAGGACCTATCCACCTTGATCTGAGCTTTCCTGGCATCAATTTCAGTCTGGACTGGAACAACAGTACCTTCTGGCccaccttgagttccttcttGCGAAGGTTCTTATCCTGTCACATCTTgttcttttccttgtaccacatggcagagtcaTAGGCATCAAGACGGAGTTCTTCAAGTTCTTGTAGCTGCATTCTCTTCTCTCCAGCTCCAGCCTCGGTGTTCATATTCATTTCTTTCACTGCCCAGTAGGCTTGATGTTCCACCCCTACAGGTAAATGGCACATTTTCCCAAAGTGCGTCCTCCAGTCGGCGGCTACAATCTTTCTTGGTGGGATTAACTGTCTTTTCTAGAATTTCCTTGATTTCTCTATTAGAAACTTCAACTTGTCCATTGGACTGCGGGTTATAAGGTGTGGATAGGCGGTGATGGACTCCATACTTTcgcatcaaggcttcgataaTTCTGTTGACGAAATAAGTTCCTTGGTCAGAGATAATAGCCCGTGGCACCCCGTATCGGGTAAATATGTTCGATTTCAAGAACTTCGCCACTTCTTTGGACTCACACGTCCTAGTTGCCTTCGCCTcaatccatttggacacatagtccacaACCACCAGTATGTAGAGATTGCCTTCAGACGCGGGAAAAGggtcccatgaagtccattccccatacatcaaatatttcacaGACAATAATGGGGATCTGAGGCATCTCATTTCTAGTAGATATCCCTCCAGTAAGCTGGCATCGAGGGCACCTTTTGCAGAATTCGTAAGCATCTTTATGGATGGAAGACCAGTAAAACCCACTATCAAGTATTTTCCTTGATGTCTTCTTTGCCCCAAAGTGGCCACCGCAAGCTAGTGCGTGGCAGTGGATCATCACATCTTCCTGCTCCCATTTGGGTATACAGCGTCGGATCACTTGATCTGCTCCCATTTTCCATAGGTAAGGATGGTCCCAATAGAAGTACCGGGAATCTCTCTTAAGCTTTATCTTTTGTGCCCTTGTAACTTCATCACCCCCGGGCAACTCTCCGGTCACCAAGTAGTTGGCCATGTCAGCAAACCATGGCTCTTTCCGTGTGTGTTGTTCCTTGCTTCCTTGCTCAGCTTGATCAACCTCTTCCATTTGGTTGACCCACTGACATTCAGAGGTTGTCTTGACCAGGGAAGGTGTCTGAAATGGCTTCACCGTTATCGTCCTGCAAAATTCGGCTCAGGTGATCAACCACTTTGTTCTCGCATCCCTTTTTATCCActacttcccaatcaaattcttgtaagaggagtacccatctgatcaatcgcggctttgattccttcttcgtcaagaggtatttgatggccgcaTGGTCCGTATACACTATCACTTTAGACCCTAGCAGGTAAGGTCTGAACTTCTCGAATGCGAAAACCACcgatagcatctccttctcGGTCACGTCATAGTTCCTTTGTGCCTGATTCAGAGTTTTGGAAGCATAGAAAATGACGTAACTCTTTCCTTCGATCTTCTGACCTAATACTGCCCCACAGCATAGTCACTAGCATCGCACATTacctcaaaggggtgattccagtcgggGGCACGTATTATTGGAGAGCTTATCAATCGGTCCTTCAGAAATTGGAACGCGATTTTGCAGATATCTGATAAttcaaactccacatcgttcTGGAGAAGTCTCGTCAAAGGCTGGGTaatttttgcgaaatctttgatgaatcttctatagAAACCAGCGTGCCCCAAAAAGGCTTTGATCTCCTTCTGGTTGGTGGGGTATGGGAGTTTTGCAATGACCGCTACTTATGCTGGGTCGACCTCGATTCCCCTGCTTGACACTACATGTCCCAAGACTATTCCTTCAGTAACCATAAAATGGTatttctcgaaattcagaaCTAAGTCCTTCTGGCGGCATCTTTCTAATACCTTGTTTAGGTTATGCAGCCCTTGATCGAAATCGTCCCCATAGACAGTaaagtcgtccatgaagatctcaatgcAGTCTTCCAACAGGTCCGcgaaaatgctcatcatgcatctctgGAAGGTGCCCGGGGTATTACAGAGGCCAaagggcatcctcctgtaagcgtaaATTCCAAAGGGGCAGGTGAACGTCGTCTTCTCTTGGTCATCTGGATTTACAGCGATCTGGAAATAACCACTATAACCATCCAGGAAGCTGAAGTACTGCTTCCCTACCAAATTCTTcaacatttgatcaatgaacggcagggggaagtgatccttcttcgtAGCTTGATTCAACTTCCTataatctatgcacattctccacccaGTGACCGGCCTTGTCgggattaattcattttttcgTTTTTACCACCTGAATCCCTCCTTTCTTAGGcaccatgtgtactgggctgACCCAGTTACTGTCAGGAATGgaatagataatcccgatcGAAACCAACTTGACGATTTTTtcagcacctcttccctcatgttggggttgagtttaCGTTGTTGGTCGCGGTGTGGCTTGGCTCCTTCCTCCAGTCGTATGTGATGCATACATAAGTCTGGGCTGATGCCCACCAAATATGCCAGCTTCCAGCCAATAGCCTTCTGATTTCTTCTCAATACTTCCAACAATCTGTCTTCCTGCCCCTGGGTCAAGTGGCTGTTGATGATAACGGGCATCGTTTCGCCCTCACCTAGGTAAGCGTACTTTAAATGAGCTAGAAGGGGTTTCAATTCCTCTGCGGGTTTTGGCTCTTCATTGGGCAGAGGGTTCTCTGCTGCTTCTTGTTCCAGTGGCTTGCCTTGATCAAGCCGTTTCGTTAAGCTAGACACTTGAGCTGTCCCACTTGATCCAGCTGGCCTCAGGCGCTCGCAAAATTCCGATATTGCCTTCACGATTGCCTGATCGTCCATCTCTCCGACTTTCATGGTATCGTACCACTCTTCTACTTCTTTTTCGACCTCCTTATCTGCAGCGGAGTCAGTGAACTGTCTCTTTATGAATTCTTCCTCCAAGTACTCCTGTACCAAGGGCTCAGTCACATCTATGGAGTATACGTTATCGCCGTCAGCTGGCTTCTTTATGGCTTCATCAATATTGAACGTATACTGCTCTCCTTTGAAATCCAGGCTTATCGTCCCATTTCGGACGTCTATAATAGTGCTGGCTGTTAACAGGAATGGTCGTCCTAGTAGGACTCCACTTGACTCCTTTGTTGCGGGTTCCGTCATCTTGATCACAAAAAAATAAGCTAGGTATAGAAAATTATTCACCTTAACAATCACGTCTTCCAGAATTTCCTCTGGGTGAATGCACGATCTGTCGGCCAACTGTATCATTATGTCAGTGTCGATGAGCTTGGCCGCTCCTAACTTCCGATAGATGGAGTATGGCATAACGTTTATTGATGCTCCTAAGTCGCACATAGCGTGCTCCACTTGGATGTCTCCTACAGAAATAGGAAGTGTGAACATTCCAGGATCAGTTTTCTTGGAGGGGAGGTCGCTTCTTTGGATTACGGCAGAGACGTTCTCATCTGTAATTAGTCTCCCTTCCTCATTGACCTTCCCTGCCAGGTAGTCTTTAATGAACTTACTGATCGGGGGAATTTTTAACGCCGTCAAGAGCGGTACCTTCACATCCACGTCCTTGAACATACTTGCCACATCGATTGTGGCATCCCTTTTCCTGGTCACCATTCCACGGTACAGATAAGGCTTAACCCTTTCAGTTTCCTCTTTCTGACTTTCTTCCGAGGCTTCACCTCCCACCTTCTCCTTGCCCTTTTCTTTCACTTAATCCACTCTACTAGattctccttcttctttacgGCTTTGCCCGGAACCAGTTGCTGGAGATATTGCAGGATGGCAGGGGCCTTGGTAGACTTTCCCCGATCTCAGGGATACTTCACTAATATTCTCACGACCAGGTGGTTGCATAGTGGCTTCATTTCCCTTCAATTCGCCCAACGATACTGCaacttgagagagttgtttcGTCAGCATCTCCAACGCCGCCCGCTGCTCTTTCTGAGCCTCCTGGATTTCCAGCATCGCATCATTTGGATGGTGTGGTACCAACATATCTCCATGGCCTTCGTTGGGGTGTTGGTTGTATCTTTGATTCGTCGGTCCCCCACTATAGTTGGGCTGCGGGTAGTCAGATTGCCCGTAGTGTTCTTGCTGATATCGCGGTTGGTTGTACTGTTGATTTACAGGGTGCTGATTTCCCCATAGGTGTGGTGGGATGTACGTGACCATCTGGTTGTTCGGCtgccttccctggttgctaaactgGGGACCTTGCTGTCTGTACCCCCAGTTTCCCTCCGGTTGTCTgcttgaccagttgggctgtccTTCACTGGACCAGTTTCCTTGAGGTACGTTCTGTATTCTGTTTCCTCCAGAGTTTGGTTTATCCTGGATCCGTGCGGGCCAGTTGGACTGCCCATAAGAGGTTTGTACCTATTGTGTCGAGGGTGGTtatggttggctttgattctgatctgTCCATTGAGaattggggtggtccctccatggagcatctctctgcttcccctggatccagttgccatttgcgttccagtggccAACGACATTCACTTGGGCCTGCGGCTCTGCCTCtgggggaaactcgcagtaatagtagtgatgctcttctggtggTGACGACTGCGGTACATACTGTGGTTCttttggtgcaggtggtggaggcggtCTGGCTTTTTCTACTGCCTCTAGCAGCTTCTtttccatttgctcaaatcgagcttccaacttttcatcattgCACACCTCTGCTGCGTGTACTACCCCTCAtctgtactgccctcgagatgtttCGTACGACCGTTAGGCTTCAATTAGCCTCTCCAGAATATTCTTTGCTTGGGTAAaaggggtttttgagaaatccccttgggctGCGAGATTGAGGTCATTTTTACTGTCTACTGTGAGTCTgccatagaagatcgagtagatctccagTTCCCCCAGCTTGTgcttggggcatgcttgaagcaacccttggaatctgtcccagtactggccgaggggctcgttATACTCCTGTCTAgcctctgtaatctcccttttcagggcacttgtcttCGATGCTGGAAAAAAAGCGATCGAGAAATATCATGCGGAACTCTGCCCAggttctgatggatccttctggcagccttgacagccagacacttgcatcgcccttcaaaacgaagggaatggccttaagcctgtaatcttcggatgtggatccagccggcacTGGCTTAATGTCACATTATCGGTAGAATTCTTCCAGAAAAGCGTACGGACACTCCTTCGAAAGACAGTGGAAGTGGGATAAAACGGCCAACACTCCTAACTTgatcgcgatggtccgcatcctaGGAGTGGCgacaatggcatgtgtgggctccttgtCGTCGTGAGCGTGTAGAGAACCGATTCTAGAGTCATTGTCGGCGAAGGCCATCTTTGCTCCTGCTTGTTCAGGTGGTGGAGGTTGTGTATTTTGCTCGGtagctgctgctgcttctaatgcggctctataacgagtggtgacaactccggcttcctggactctctaATGAGCGTTAGTCTCTTTGTATagaaagggatgattccagtgtccaccgcgttggtaccttctcatcaacagtgaaaaacaaatgagaaaacaaggaaataagactatatacacctacgcactacgcacaaacataaagttataccatgcttccccggcaacggcgccattttggaaggggcttggaaagagacgaaaacgcgattagaatgcggatcaagttatatggaatgataaccgaaccggtcggatcagttagcaaatatcgttgccacttaatcactgcagtcttgctctcgctctttcttccttaccaaagtaatttataaactcccaattttacgctactttaacagtaaagcggc
Proteins encoded in this window:
- the LOC121810577 gene encoding uncharacterized protein LOC121810577 — translated: MCIDYRKLNQATKKDHFPLPFIDQMLKNLVGKQYFSFLDGYSGYFQIAVNPDDQEKTTFTCPFGIYAYRRMPFGLCNTPGTFQRCMMSIFADLLEDCIEIFMDDFTVYGDDFDQGLHNLNKPLTRLLQNDVEFELSDICKIAFQFLKDRLISSPIIRAPDWNHPFEAQRNYDVTEKEMLSVVFAFEKFRPYLLGSKVIVTITVKPFQTPSLVKTTSECQWVNQMEEVDQAEQGSKEQHTRKEPWFADMANYLVTGELPGGDEVTRAQKIKLKRDSRYFYWDHPYLWKMGADQVIRRCIPKWEQEDVMIHCHALACGGHFGAKKTSRKILDSGFYWSSIHKDAYEFCKRCPRCQLTGGISTRNEMPQIPIIVCEIFDVWGMDFMGPFSRV